From Microbacterium sp. LWH11-1.2, one genomic window encodes:
- a CDS encoding 6,7-dimethyl-8-ribityllumazine synthase has product MPRIAIVAAQWHAEIVDQAVESFEARLASLGFDDVTVLRVPGAFEIPLHVQRLARSGRADAIATCALVVDGGIYRHDFVASTVVDALMRVQLETDVPVFSAVLTPHNFHEHEEHREYFRRHFSVKGAELADAVVKTLAGLDALA; this is encoded by the coding sequence ATGCCCAGAATCGCCATCGTCGCCGCGCAGTGGCACGCCGAGATCGTCGATCAGGCCGTCGAGTCCTTCGAGGCAAGGCTCGCGTCACTCGGCTTCGACGACGTCACCGTCCTGCGGGTACCCGGAGCCTTCGAGATCCCGCTGCACGTGCAGCGGCTCGCCCGCAGCGGTCGGGCCGACGCCATCGCCACCTGTGCGCTCGTCGTGGACGGTGGCATCTACCGCCATGACTTCGTGGCTTCCACGGTCGTCGACGCGCTGATGCGCGTGCAGCTGGAGACGGACGTGCCGGTGTTCTCGGCGGTCCTCACGCCGCACAACTTCCACGAGCACGAGGAGCACCGCGAGTACTTCCGCCGTCACTTCTCCGTCAAGGGCGCCGAGCTCGCCGACGCGGTCGTGAAGACGCTCGCCGGACTCGACGCCCTCGCCTGA